Genomic segment of Lemur catta isolate mLemCat1 chromosome 2, mLemCat1.pri, whole genome shotgun sequence:
GATGAAAGGGAAGCGGGCAGCCACGTGGCCGTTGATGCGGACACGGGGGGCATTGCCGTACTTGTGCTCACACAGGCGTCTGCGGATAGGAGCAAGAGTTCAGATAGGCGCccctagaccagtggttctcagttgGAGGCGATTATGCCCCTATAAGGAACATTTAGCTATGTACAGATATTTTTGCTGGTTACAACTAGAGGTATGATAGGCAACAAATGAATAGAAGCCAGAGATCCTGCTAAACATCCTGACATGTGTGGGACAGCCCCCCActacaaagaattatctggctcaaaGTGTCAGTAAtgtcaaggttgagaaaccctgccccAGGCAAGGGCTCAGATTCAAGCTGTCCCTGCCCCTAGACATCTGCCCCCTTAGCCATTCTAGCCTCACCTGGCAAAGTCCACCCACTTTTCAATAATCTTCTTTGGTGAGAGACGAGTGCAGATGATGCCAACAAAGTCGGGCTGGCAGAAGAAAGAAGCTCAGGACTAGTAACACCTTCACCCCCACCTCAGCCACCAAATGCTTGCAACTTCTGAACTGCCCGAAGGCAGCAGCCCCAAAGCCTCTGCCCCCGGCCCTTGGCCCAGATCCCCACCTCAGTCTCTCTGTCCTACTTACTATTCTCAAGTGGGTCTCAGGCCCCAAAGCCTACCTTGTCCTCATGCAACGCCAGATGATGGGTGGCCAACATGCGGATCCCAAGCCTGGAAGTCAGCGTCTTGTCCAAGAAGTATCGGACGAGCTTTTCATCCTGTAAAGAGTGGGGCTTCAGAACCCtgtcccccttcccagccccctcaACAAGCCTGGCCCCCTCCTCCGCTGACCCGACCTCTATGTGCTTCCGGCTCTCACGCAGGCCCTCAGCTAAGAGGGTCACCACATCCTTGTGGTCATCCAGCAGCTGTCGCACCAGCTGGCAGTATTGGGTCTCTTCTGCCTGGTCCTTGATCTGCAGGTCACAGAGTCATGAGCACAGGTGGCCCAACACTAACCTCCTCAGCTCCGCACCCTGCTCTGGCCCAGCCCTCACCGGAGGGAAGTCTGTCAGCTTCCGGAAGGCACGGATGTACAGCTCATGCTGCAAGGAAGAGGAGTGGGAATTCATGGGGCTGCCACCAGCACTGGGAGAAAAACAGCCACCCTTGACGACCCACCTAAACCAATTCATGTGGTTCAAAGCTCCACTGTGCCGTTTCCAGCCTCCGCGAATATGCAGCCTTAGCCTCTGAAGGCTTAGGGCTGAATCCTGTATGGCCCTGTTACCTTTAGGCAAGCCAGACTCCACCACTGTGGGCCCCCCAGACTTCCCATTTGTCCCTTGGGAAGTGAGCACACTGATCTAAGGTCCTTTCTACCTTACCACGTGCAGTATGGTAGGGTTGCAGCCAATGATGAAAGGAAGGCAGCGGAAGCCCTTGATTCGGTGAGCGATCCTTACCGGTAGCTCTTGCTGCAGGTACCGGGCacttttctagaagaaaaaggagggaatGCAGGGCTGGGACCTGAGTGGCTGGCCCAAAGCTCCAGGAGCCAAGAGGAAAACAGAGGGCTGGAACCTTACCAGGAGGTGGCTCCCATCCTGAGAGCGGCCGGAATAGAGCATCATGGTCGGAGTGAGGCGAACTGAGGGCTAGAGAGGCAGGTGGGCCTTGAGCACTGGACCTCCAACACCCCACATCAGCTCCACCCTTTCCCTGGATACCCACGCCAGCTCCTGATCCTGGGCTCGCTGCCCTAGCTGTATACCTTCTCCGCTGCCACATCGATGGCCGACTGGTTGTAAAAGGAGGTGACAGTCTTGGAGCGCTCCCGTGCCATCTCCACGTGGTGTGTATCAGTGGCTGATGTTGAGCGGGCCCGGAGCAAGAGTGCAGGCCCCAAGAAGGGCCAGAGCAGAGGCCCGCCCCGGAGGCCACTCCCCAGCACCGATGCCAGTATCATTGTCCTGCTCCTTTGTCAGACGGGGCGGCCGCTAGGGCTGAGAACTCAAGGGACGGAGGTGACCCCAGAACGGGGAAAGGGAgtgtgggtgggcaggggctcTTCTCTGACTTCAGGGGCGAGGGCCCGTCAAGGATGCTGACAAGCGCAGCCCCCGGAGAGCAGCTCCCATCTACCGGGGCGGGAAGGGAGAGTTGTAAGGATCCAAATCCAGATGACCCGCACCACCACCCGACGTGGGCACCGGTATCCACAGACCTGGGCAATCTCTGCCCTCTCCTTCAACCACCCCAAACACACACGGGCCAAGCCTGGACAACCTTGCTTTCTGGAGCCTCCATCCTTCAATCTGAGGCACTCTCTGGTGGcgttggggaggaggaggccctCGGACCCATACAGCCCGAAAACCTCGCCCCAGCTCCCTCCGGTCCTGCACGCCCTCGTTCAGGGGGCGGGGCTGACCCCTACCCAGCGCCTGCAGACCCGGGGCCCCGGGAGCCTGGCTCGCATTCGTACGACACACAGCACTGTGCCCCCCAGGGCTGGCTACATGGAAGATGTGGCCCGAGTCTCCGAGCTCCCTCTGGGGAGGGCGGGGTTACCTGGCTCGGCCCGGACCCCCCATATGGCATGCCAGCCCCCGCCCGCGCGCTCCACGCAATGGTGTGGGTGCGGACGTGCGCTGCGGAGCCTCCGCGGGCAGGGTTCGCGCGGGTTGCTCCACTTACCTCGGGGCCGGAGTCAGGTCCCGGGTCCGAGCAGAACGGCCCAAAGCGCCGAGCGCCCGCGCTAGCCGAGCCGCCTGCGCCCTCTGCCGTCGTGACGTCGCGCGGGCTGTGGGCGCCCGATGCCTCCTGGGAGTTGTAGTTTGGCACTGAGTACGCGCAACCCCGGCGCCCGCCCCTCCCAGCTATGACCCCAGGTAAATAGCGCTGCTCCCTCCACAGGGCTCCCGAAGTCATCTGTGGTGTCTCCGGGCCTCTGTCTCCTGCACTAGGTAACATGGGCTCCCTGGGAGCAAAACGTAGAGGGTGGGAAGACCCTTAGATGTAAAGCGCGCAGTTCATAGCCCTACCTGATTGTTTGAGATTCTGACCTCCTTCCAGCTCTTGGTTCATTTATGGGAAACCAAACTGCTTGGTTTAAACCCCAGCTCAGCCCCTTAAtacctggggcaagttacttaacggCTCAGTGCTTTAATTTCTGTATTGGTAAAACGAGGATGTATCAATCGTGGAGTTGTGTGGATTACATGAATTTATATATGAAAAGTGCCTAGAACACTGCTAGGCATAGAATTAGCACTATATAATTGTTAGgcattatcattataattattcattcataCGTATGATGAATGCAAGTCACATTGACTGGGAGACTTTTCTGCCCCAGAAGAGTTTGGGTGGTCAGTCAAATAGACCTTTCCCTGCCCTGGACAGGAAGACAGTTTCAGTATGATCAGCTATGATGAGGGCCTCACAGGGAGCATCGGATAGGGACTGGGACATTGGTATAGGTGCATGAGTAGGACATGGCCAGGTGAGGGAGCCAGGGTGGGAAGGGTGTGACAGGATAGAGGACAGCCTGGATGATGGAATCTAGGAAGGAGAGGTGCTAAAAGGGATGgccaggccgggcatggtggctcacgcctgtaatcctagcactctgggaggccgaggcaggtggattgtttgagctcaggagtttgagaccagcctaagcaacagccAGAttccacctctactaaaaatagaaagaaattagctgaacaactaaaaatatatagaaaaaattagccgggcatggtgacgcatgcctgtaatcccagctacttgggaggctgaggcagtaggattgcttgagcccaggagtttgaggttgctgtgagctaggctgacaccacggcactctatcccgagcaacagtgagactctgtctccaaaaaaaaaaaaaaaaaaaaggatggccAGCAGCTCATTGGAGGGTAAGAAGTGTGCATTTGTCCTGAGGTAGTTAGGAACTACTAAAGGGttttaactcctgggctctgaTCCTTAGAACCCTCTGGCTGTAGTGACTGGGAGGGTGGGGATAGGTGAGACCAAAGGCAGAGAGACCTGTGAGAAGATAATTATCCAGGCAAGAGGTGATGGGAGAGACACTTtttcagtgtgtgtgtttgtactgattggatttttctttactgcagttatatattttctaaatattttttaaaaaaaatttttaattttttaattaaaaaaagtgtTAAGTGAAGCAGGTGACATCTTTGGAGGCTGTCTTTAAACTTGGAGGTGGCACTGCTCACCATGGCTGGACCGTCTGAGGACCTGGGGGAAGAGACCATGGGAAAGGGGCTCCCCGAGTCTCTGGGCCTCCTTGTTGCTCCTCACCCCCATACCGTTCCCACCCCTTCTTTGCAGCATCCTGGCAATATCCTGGAGTCCAGCCAAGGAGGCCACTTGCCCCCGAGGCAGGCACGGCTGGACCcggtggaggaagggagagggaagggtgcTCCTGGTGGGGAGGACAGCTTGCGCAAAGGAGCAAAGGACGCGGAGTGCTCGTGTGCGCCAGAACTGGGCGCTCACGTGGCCGCAGCGTGGACAGGAGCCGCGGGAAGAGGCAGCTGCGGCCGCCACAGAGGCGAGAGGCGTCTGGCAAACCGCTCACCCCAGGTGACCCTGCGCACTTGGCTAGCGCTCGGCCCAAACTCGCTGCTGCCCCCGGCGGCGGAGGCTGGACACGCACCTCACGAGCCGCCTGTCGGAATACTGTGTATGGGGGTGGGGCACTCTACTAATGGCTTTACGTGCATTAATTTAATCTTTGTAACAGCCCTCTGAGGTaggtaatattattttcttcattttacggATGCAACAACTGAGGCCTAGAAAGATTAAAAGACGTATtgcctcttttttctctctgccctcaccccccacattcactctgctccagccacacgggcCTCCCTGTTCACTGAACGTACCAGCACATTCCACTTCAGGGCCTCTCAGTGGCTGTTCCCTCTGGCCGGAACACCCTTCCCCTAGATATCCACATAGCTCACGTCCTCATCTCCTTCAAGCTTTTGCTCAAATGTCAACTGAATGAAGCCCGTCTTGtccattctatttaaaattgcaatcaCTTCCATTCTCCTcactctgctttttattttatccatagcacttatcaccaatGACATGCTATCCACGTATATtacatatttactatattaattGCTCATTTACCCCTCCTTTCATACAACGTAAGACAAAGTATATTTGTCTGCTTTACTAAGTTATCCCAAGCCCCTAAACACAATCCCTGGCAAATAACAGGTgcccaataaacatttgttaaataaattaaggaaacACAGGGATTTATTCTAGGAGCTATCGAAATGGGATGCTATTGAAAGGCATAGTTTTTGTCactacatctttattttttatttttatttattttatttatttatttttaagatagagtctcactctgtcgcccaggctagagtgccgtggcgtcagcctagctcacagcaacctcaatctcctgagctcaagtgatcctcctgcctcggcctcccagagtgctaggattacaggtgtgagccaccgctcccggcctatgtctttattttttaaaggataactCTGATttctgtgtggagaatggattctGGGGTGGAGTACAACTATATTTGGGAGACCAGCATGGAGGATACTGCAGTTATCCAGGTGAGATGTGATGATAGCTTGGATCAGGGTAGTGGTGTGCATAGATTATGGGGAGTGAGAGTGAGAGAATAGTCCAAGAGGGGTGGCTTGGGTGGATGGAGAGGCAATCTCTAAAATGGGAGACCGCAGAGGAAAAGCAAGTCTGGGGAAGATAAATGGTTCAGTTGGGGTGTGTTGCATCTGATAGGTCTGTAAGATATCCAGATGATGACATCCAGGACGTGGTTCTTTAGAGCCCAAGAGAGAGATCTGGGCTTAGGTCAGAGCTTGGAAGTCTCCCTGCATGGACTAGTTTGGGCTGTAAGATATCCAGATgatgtttactttttaagatgCTATGTTtggggggtaatttgttacacattacacagcaatagataattaatacagGGCAGTCAGACTGCACACATGGCAGCCTCCAGCTTCAGCACATGTGCTCTAGGAAGCCCTTGGGGCAGAGAGACTACGTGGATAGGTCCTGAGACTacatgaagagagagagatgctcGGTTATCATTCAGCTGCTTCAGCCTCTCATTGTTACAGATTTAACAATTGAATGATAAGTAGACCTCTCCCTAGGGCTACTTGAGTGCCTTCCTAACATGGCAGCTGGTTTCCTGTAGAATGAGTATCTAAGAGGGAgcaagatggaagccacagtATCTTATGATTTAGTCTCAAAAGTTATATAGTTTTGTAATTATCTTATTGAGTCAGTTCAGCCCCATTCAGTGTGGGAAGAGACTACACAATGTTATAAATACCAGGAAGTGGAAATCACTGAggaccatgctgtgaggaagcccaaactagTCCATGCAGAGAGACTACATGGATAGGTCCTGAGACTACGTGAAGAGAGAGATGCTCGGTTATCATTCAGCTGCTTCAGCCTCTCATTGTTACAGATTTAACAATTGCAGTCAGTCACCATCTGATTGCAATTGCATGAGCCAGAAGTGCCCAGCCAAAATTGTCTTCCCAAATTCCTAACCCATAAAAACTAcatgaggaaataaaatgattgttactgttttaagccataatatatatatacaatatatatacgtatatttttgaggcagggtcttgctctgttgcccacactggagcacagtggtgagatcatagtgAAGCTATAACTTTGTGTTGATTTGAACAACAATAAATCTTCAAAGATTCCCACCTCCTGGTATCCATACCATTGTGAAGACTCTTCCCATACTGAATAGGGCAGAATTGATGTAATAGGATAATGCAGAAATGACagtgtgtgacttctgaggctaagTCATAAAGATATTGTgacttccatcttttttttttttttttcgtgacAGGGTccctgttgtccaggctagagtgccgtgatgtcatcatagctcacagcaacctgaaactcctgggctcatgcgatcctcctgcctcagcctccagagtagctgggactacaggtgtgtgccaccgtgccaggctaattttttctacttttagtagagatggggtctcgctcttgctcaggctgtgaCTTTCATCTTGCTCCCTCTTAGATCACTTCTTCAAGAAGAAGCCAGCAATAGTAATAGGAACACCCCAGGAGCCTACAGACAGAGATGAGAAACAGGCCAAAATCCTAGTCTCCCGTATTAGTTTCTAATTCCTGCTGTAATAtgttaccacaaatttagtggcttaaaacaccacaattattttttttttttttgccacacaGTTCATTacggaaaagaaagaaactatacaaagtgaaagcaaagaaggaagctACCCAAAGTGAAAATACGTTCCAGAGAGAGGAATAGGTTAGTCTCCACAAGTAGAGAAAGAGCAAAACACCACAAGTttatcttatagttctgtagCTTAGAAGTCTGACAggatctcactgggctaaaatcaagatataGATGGTTCCCTTCTTTTCACTCTAGGGAAGAATCTATTTCTTTGTCCTTTCCTGCTCCTAGAGGCCACTTGCATTTATTAGCTCAGGACTCcattcttccatcttcaaagccagaaacATTGTagctctctgtgtctcttctgtGCTCACATCTCCCTGACTCTCTTCTGCCACCCTCTTTTACTTTTAAGGGCCCTTGTGATTACATGggacctaatccaatatgatCTCCCTGTTTTAAAATCAGCAGAACAAACTTTATTCCTTTGGCAACCTTAATTCCTTTCGGTATGTAATCTAACATAGTCACATGTTCCAGGGATGAGGACATCGACGTCTTTGGAGACCACTGTTCTGTCTACAATACTCTCTGGAAGAAAACAGTAGATCTGAGTAGGAGCagccagagaggagggagggccaACAAGGAA
This window contains:
- the BCKDK gene encoding 3-methyl-2-oxobutanoate dehydrogenase [lipoamide] kinase, mitochondrial encodes the protein MILASVLGSGLRGGPLLWPFLGPALLLRARSTSATDTHHVEMARERSKTVTSFYNQSAIDVAAEKPSVRLTPTMMLYSGRSQDGSHLLKSARYLQQELPVRIAHRIKGFRCLPFIIGCNPTILHVHELYIRAFRKLTDFPPIKDQAEETQYCQLVRQLLDDHKDVVTLLAEGLRESRKHIEDEKLVRYFLDKTLTSRLGIRMLATHHLALHEDKPDFVGIICTRLSPKKIIEKWVDFARRLCEHKYGNAPRVRINGHVAARFPFIPMPLDYILPELLKNAMRATMESHLDTPYNVPDVVITIANNDIDLIIRISDRGGGIAHKDLDRVMDYHFTTAEASTQDPRISPLFGHLDMHSGGQSGPMHGFGFGLPTSRAYAEYLGGSLQLQSLQGIGTDVYLRLRHIDGREESFRI